The Helianthus annuus cultivar XRQ/B chromosome 15, HanXRQr2.0-SUNRISE, whole genome shotgun sequence genomic sequence GTCCAGCCAGCATGTGGGCATTATAGGACATTATGTTAAAAGCAGTGTAGCGGGGCTTGAAATCTTGTGGGGCATTATattctaataaaaataaaaaccatgaAAAAATGCTATTGGCGAAAGATAAAGTTCTAGACGTTAAAAAAAGCACGCTTCACCCATTCTTTTCAAACAAATCGCCCCAGGGGGCGGTTACCGGGCGTTTTTGGTGGTGGACAAAGGTGTAAACATCTGCCTTGTTGCTCAAGTGATCCTAGAGTTAACCATGAAAGCTCGAATCGTACCCACTCTAGAAGACAAAAGCAGTCGTTAATCGGCACGCGACTGGTGTTGTTCTTCCCGCTAACGATTTCTAACACCACCACTCCATAGCTGTAAACATCTGCCTTGTCGCTCAAGTGACCCCAGAGGGCATACTCGGGTGCCATGTATCCACTACAAATTCATCAATGAAAAATGTTAGGACATAAAACCGATCAAACAAAGGAATGTGAGTAAGAACAATTTACATTGTTCCGGCAACTCGTGTGCTAACGTGACTCTTATCGTCCTCATGTAGCCTTGCCAATCCAAAATCCGAAATTTTCGGGATAAGATCTTTATCAAGTAGCACATTTGTGGCTTTGATGTCCCGGTGGACAATTTTTAGCCTGGATTCATCGTGGAGGAAAGCTAAACCCCGAGCAATCCCAATACATATGTTGAACCTCGTTGGCCAATCCAGCATTAATCCATTTTCATCTGGATAAGAGAAGTTTAAATAGGTGTTTATAAACCGTTGAAACTGATCGAAAGTCGGTATGttcagtcggtttaagatttataCAATTCGGCTTTAGCAGTTTAACTTGAAACTTGGAACCATCATGTAAACCAGGCTACCCATCTAAAAGAATGTtgctgtttaaaaaaaaataaaaaataaaaagttatgattTTGGGAAGAAAAATCATATAAGAATCGATTCAACAGGTTAAACCGCCAAATCGCTAAAATCAGTTGGTTCAACCGACTTACCCAACCCAACTGGTTTGGTTTGTCATTTCTTAAAACGGTAGTTAATTTTAAGCACAAAATTTTCATAAAAAGGGCCGAACTAGACCGTGAACACAAAGTTAAATTTACAAAATAATAGATAATAGGTTGACTTTTAGGGTCAAAGAAAGTAAACTTGAATTTAAGTCACATTTTAAGCTTATGAGTTTTTAATAGTATTTAACATGTATTGCAACTGGGAAAGAGATGTTAGCAGTTTGACAAAAAAACCAGGGTAGCATTGAATTTGAAAATGTATTTgttgacctcaaaagtcaaacTTGCAAGAAAACCAATAACCAATAAACACTCACCAAACAAAGCATTTGCAAGGCTATTATTTTCCATGTACTCATAAACCAGCAACAACTGATCTCCTTCAATGCAACATCCATAAAGTTTAACAAGATTCGGGTGTTGTAAACACGAAATCACACCGATCTCATTCAAGAACTCGCGGTTTCCCTGCTTTGACCGAGATGAAAGCTGCTTCACCGCAACCACCGTGCCATCACTCAATGTACCCTGCAACCATCACACACGCGTTATAAACACAAAACTAAAATCACCCAAGCCGGCTCTTTCGTAAAAGGTTAAAAACACGCGTTATAACCTTGTAAACAGGCCCAAAACCTCCTTCCCCGATTTTGTTCGAAGCCTTGAAGTTGTCTGTAGCAATCTTCAGTTGTTTAAAAGAATACGAAAACGTTTTTAGCTCCATTCCTTCAAAATCTATTCAAGAAAAGCAATTTGCATTAGCAACTAGTTGTACAAAATGAACAAGAAAGTTAAAAGAGATGTGAACTCTTCACCTTTATCGTTTGTTTTTCGGGCTTTAAAACATTTTTTCCACCACAAGACAGCAGAGATGAAGAATATAAAAAACAGGACACCAATCCCGATACCTATATAAACAGATTTATACGACTTTTTTCCACCCGTCGAACAAGTTTTAAAATACGGGTCAACACCAATAGCCGATACAAGAGGCCCGTAAACTCCTCTTTTAGGAAAACGGGTCGTCCCTTTACCCGCCCAGTAAAACCGGATCTCCAAGATGTTATCCGTCACACTAGCGTTAAATGGCAAGACCACTGGCCTGCCAACACCACCCGCCTCATCTTCGATATTAAAATCTCTTCTAACCCGTCGTCCCTAAATCACAAACAAGTATACAACTCATTTAGCACTTGTGATATCACATATAGTATCTAACGTCTAACGGCTGTTAGTGAACATCATACGCTTATCACCTGAATATAGATATCAAATATCCTCCTGCCCAGACTTCTATACGTGCTATCGTTAGTGAACTGTATCTCTGCAAAATGCAGTTTAACAGAATATTCACCGTTCTCCAAACAGTAGCTGAAGTAAGTGAGTGTAAGTGGTGAGAGACGAGCGGTTGTATAAAGGGTAGGTAAGCTTGTGTTGCCCTGAAAAGATTCTATGTATCGCGCGTTTTGAAAAATGTCGTCATCCATGAAGTCACCGGAGCTACTAAGTCCCCAGTCCCTGGCGGCTTTGTACAGCCTAGCGGCACCACCATCAACATCGGCGTCTCCTTCGTAAAGAACAGATTTCCCGTTGCTTTCCCTGACCATTAAATCATTCCCGCCACAATTAACATGTAAAGAGCATGCATCTGTCATATGATCAATGGATCAATGGTTAGTATCTGAACTCGCTCATTATAACAGGTTCAAAGGTGGAATATACTCACATCTAGGACAATTAACATTCTCCATGCACGGGAACATATCATGTCTGATAAGAATACACAAGAACAACAAACATAAAAATATGTATGagaacataacataaacaaaaacaTATAAATGCTAGCAAAAGCAATGGAAACTATCTTACATTGGCGTTCCTGTCGAGGAGCTTCTGAACAAGTTTACATAGTAATTCCTAACATGAAGACAACCGAAAGAGTGTAATTCAAAACATGTTCTTCTTTGTGTATCACACATAATAAAAATGCTCACTGGTTTTGTCGGCATGCGGGTTGATTAGATCCTTGCCATGTAAAATTGTTGTAGGAAAGATCACTACAAGACATTAGTCAACTTAAAAGTTATAttcttaaaaaaactaaaactaaGTATGCAACATgaaattttaacaaaatttttCAAGAAACAAACTTACATACTAGCCCCGTCTACCAAAAGTGT encodes the following:
- the LOC110883869 gene encoding probable LRR receptor-like serine/threonine-protein kinase RFK1 isoform X1 — protein: MVARKGEFMLLLILNLVIFQRLVESSVPQQEVEAVGNILASMNATSWRFDGDDCSLYMVSQVPKLSQEANASIGCDCNIGNHTDDCHVVRITHKFYSLDGVLSPELVKLPYLQSIDFAYNYLSGTIPSEWGSTQLQEISLLGNRLTGSIPPELGNITTLIKLDFEANQFSGPLPSELGRLTNLSKLMLSSNMLTGKLPTTLGQLGNLKDFRINANNFSGSIPDFIQNWRLLTRLEMMASGLTGPIPSNISLLEKLIDLRISEITGPAQGFPQLNNTKELIRLILRNCNISGEIPDYIWQVRELELFDVSFNRLVGSVSNNILGRHLRLMFLTNNMLSGDIPDTLLVDGASIDLSYNNFTWQGSNQPACRQNQNYYVNLFRSSSTGTPIHDMFPCMENVNCPRYACSLHVNCGGNDLMVRESNGKSVLYEGDADVDGGAARLYKAARDWGLSSSGDFMDDDIFQNARYIESFQGNTSLPTLYTTARLSPLTLTYFSYCLENGEYSVKLHFAEIQFTNDSTYRSLGRRIFDIYIQGRRVRRDFNIEDEAGGVGRPVVLPFNASVTDNILEIRFYWAGKGTTRFPKRGVYGPLVSAIGVDPYFKTCSTGGKKSYKSVYIGIGIGVLFFIFFISAVLWWKKCFKARKTNDKDFEGMELKTFSYSFKQLKIATDNFKASNKIGEGGFGPVYKGTLSDGTVVAVKQLSSRSKQGNREFLNEIGVISCLQHPNLVKLYGCCIEGDQLLLVYEYMENNSLANALFDENGLMLDWPTRFNICIGIARGLAFLHDESRLKIVHRDIKATNVLLDKDLIPKISDFGLARLHEDDKSHVSTRVAGTIGYMAPEYALWGHLSDKADVYSYGVVVLEIVSGKNNTSRVPINDCFCLLEWACRLETSKQYDKLFDERLESTINKQEAETVVKVALLCTSGSPSMRPTMSEVVNMLKGKTSVPETVPEASGNTEDLRFKAMRNFQSKMKGEGSQTGGQNQNSNKNQTDKNSSLKSDDDAFEIQSVDKRSY
- the LOC110883869 gene encoding probable LRR receptor-like serine/threonine-protein kinase RFK1 isoform X3, which gives rise to MLSSNMLTGKLPTTLGQLGNLKDFRINANNFSGSIPDFIQNWRLLTRLEMMASGLTGPIPSNISLLEKLIDLRISEITGPAQGFPQLNNTKELIRLILRNCNISGEIPDYIWQVRELELFDVSFNRLVGSVSNNILGRHLRLMFLTNNMLSGDIPDTLLVDGASIDLSYNNFTWQGSNQPACRQNQNYYVNLFRSSSTGTPIHDMFPCMENVNCPRYACSLHVNCGGNDLMVRESNGKSVLYEGDADVDGGAARLYKAARDWGLSSSGDFMDDDIFQNARYIESFQGNTSLPTLYTTARLSPLTLTYFSYCLENGEYSVKLHFAEIQFTNDSTYRSLGRRIFDIYIQGRRVRRDFNIEDEAGGVGRPVVLPFNASVTDNILEIRFYWAGKGTTRFPKRGVYGPLVSAIGVDPYFKTCSTGGKKSYKSVYIGIGIGVLFFIFFISAVLWWKKCFKARKTNDKDFEGMELKTFSYSFKQLKIATDNFKASNKIGEGGFGPVYKGTLSDGTVVAVKQLSSRSKQGNREFLNEIGVISCLQHPNLVKLYGCCIEGDQLLLVYEYMENNSLANALFDENGLMLDWPTRFNICIGIARGLAFLHDESRLKIVHRDIKATNVLLDKDLIPKISDFGLARLHEDDKSHVSTRVAGTIGYMAPEYALWGHLSDKADVYSYGVVVLEIVSGKNNTSRVPINDCFCLLEWACRLETSKQYDKLFDERLESTINKQEAETVVKVALLCTSGSPSMRPTMSEVVNMLKGKTSVPETVPEASGNTEDLRFKAMRNFQSKMKGEGSQTGGQNQNSNKNQTDKNSSLKSDDDAFEIQSVDKRSY
- the LOC110883869 gene encoding probable LRR receptor-like serine/threonine-protein kinase RFK1 isoform X2, with amino-acid sequence MAMIAVFIWFLKCQSYLKKLMLALDVIATLATIPMIVMSTHKFYSLDGVLSPELVKLPYLQSIDFAYNYLSGTIPSEWGSTQLQEISLLGNRLTGSIPPELGNITTLIKLDFEANQFSGPLPSELGRLTNLSKLMLSSNMLTGKLPTTLGQLGNLKDFRINANNFSGSIPDFIQNWRLLTRLEMMASGLTGPIPSNISLLEKLIDLRISEITGPAQGFPQLNNTKELIRLILRNCNISGEIPDYIWQVRELELFDVSFNRLVGSVSNNILGRHLRLMFLTNNMLSGDIPDTLLVDGASIDLSYNNFTWQGSNQPACRQNQNYYVNLFRSSSTGTPIHDMFPCMENVNCPRYACSLHVNCGGNDLMVRESNGKSVLYEGDADVDGGAARLYKAARDWGLSSSGDFMDDDIFQNARYIESFQGNTSLPTLYTTARLSPLTLTYFSYCLENGEYSVKLHFAEIQFTNDSTYRSLGRRIFDIYIQGRRVRRDFNIEDEAGGVGRPVVLPFNASVTDNILEIRFYWAGKGTTRFPKRGVYGPLVSAIGVDPYFKTCSTGGKKSYKSVYIGIGIGVLFFIFFISAVLWWKKCFKARKTNDKDFEGMELKTFSYSFKQLKIATDNFKASNKIGEGGFGPVYKGTLSDGTVVAVKQLSSRSKQGNREFLNEIGVISCLQHPNLVKLYGCCIEGDQLLLVYEYMENNSLANALFDENGLMLDWPTRFNICIGIARGLAFLHDESRLKIVHRDIKATNVLLDKDLIPKISDFGLARLHEDDKSHVSTRVAGTIGYMAPEYALWGHLSDKADVYSYGVVVLEIVSGKNNTSRVPINDCFCLLEWACRLETSKQYDKLFDERLESTINKQEAETVVKVALLCTSGSPSMRPTMSEVVNMLKGKTSVPETVPEASGNTEDLRFKAMRNFQSKMKGEGSQTGGQNQNSNKNQTDKNSSLKSDDDAFEIQSVDKRSY